The Symphalangus syndactylus isolate Jambi chromosome 16, NHGRI_mSymSyn1-v2.1_pri, whole genome shotgun sequence genome has a window encoding:
- the LOC134732778 gene encoding multiple epidermal growth factor-like domains protein 6, which yields MSSLLSECLGACNTQCVCIRICVHTWVCVCTCGCVCAQVCTCVRMWVCMHTWVCVHRCVYAHVGMCAHVGVCVCAFVGVCMHRCVHVCTCGCVCVHTWACVCTWRLCVCAGVYMCVHVGVYAQVGVHMWVCACVCTCGCGCAPVCTCVHMWVCMCAHVGVCVCVHMWVSACVCAQVCTCTHAGVCTRGCLHVCAHVGVYVCMCTLSMHVYTCVVCVHVCAHMSMCACVHMGIYVCVPVCAPVCALMCAQVGVYCVHMCVCMCVHMDIYRHMLVCVSQRPLLDQCGDYVVSPSPWVCLCNLARISRGHEPCE from the exons ATGTCATCTCTGCTGTCAGAGTGCCTAGGTGCCTGCAACACCCAGTGTGTGTGCATCCGCA tatgtgtgcacacatgggtgtgtgtgtgcacatgtgggtgtgtgtgtgcacaggtgtgtacatgtgtgcgcATGTGGGTGTGTATGCACAcgtgggtgtgtgtgcacaggtgtgTATATGCGCATGTGGGTATGTGTGCACAcgtgggtgtctgtgtgtgtgcatttgtgggTGTCTGCATGCAcaggtgtgtacatgtgtgcacatgtgggtgtgtatgtgtgcacacatgggcgtgtgtgtgcacatggcgtctgtgtgtgtgcgcaggtgtgtacatgtgtgtgcatgtgggtgtgtaTGCACAAGTGGGTGTGCAtatgtgggtgtgtgcatgtgtgtgcacatgtgggtgtgggtgtgcaccagtgtgtacatgtgtgcatatgtgggtgtgtatgtgtgcacacgtgggtgtctgtgtgtgtgtgcacatgtgggtGTCTGCGTGCGTGTGTGCACAGGTGTGTACGTGTACGCATGCGGGTGTGTGCACACGTgggtgtctgcatgtgtgtgcacatgtgggtgtgtatgtgtgcatgtgcacattgagtatgcatgtgtacacatgtgtggtgtgtgtgcacgtgtgtgcacacatgagtatgtgtgcatgtgtgcacatgggcatttatgtgtgtgtgcccgtgtgtgCACCCGTGTGTGCACTCATGTGTGCACAGGTGGGTGTGtattgtgtgcacatgtgtgtttgcatgtgtgtgcacatggatatatatagaCACATGCTTGTGTGTGTCTCCCAGAGACCATTGCTGGATCAATGTGGGGATTATGTGGTGTCCCCATCACCCTGGGTCTGCCTGTGCAATTTAGCCAGAATCTCCAGGGGCCACGAGCCTTGTGAGTAG
- the ATP5ME gene encoding ATP synthase subunit e, mitochondrial isoform X1, which produces MVPPVEVSPLIKLGRYSALFLGVAYGATRYNYLKPRAEEERRIAAEEKKKQDELKRIARELAEDDSILK; this is translated from the exons ATGGTGCCGCCGGTGGAAGTCTCTCCGCTTATCAAG CTCGGCCGCTACTCCGCCCTGTTCCTCGGTGTGGCCTACGGAGCCACGCGCTACA ATTACCTAAAACCTCgggcagaagaggagaggaggataGCAGCAGAGGAGAAGAAGAAGCAGGATGAACTGAAACGGATTGCCAGAGAATTGGCAGAAG ATGACAGCATATTGAAGTGA
- the ATP5ME gene encoding ATP synthase subunit e, mitochondrial isoform X2, whose amino-acid sequence MGPKGARGWPSTGSMAAARKTQNVGGVRLLPGLQAWCPWGWRVSTSGTAGRLHGHRRPHLWAAVGDTQLLGGGQRPAKTSVGLSGPQAWAGASPWSRGVLRAGVGGLREQPLSLVFPRRFQPLLRTEVMGHPGVRKLQLRGEGRPVLPGRAAAGRGAWRPCSRGPRNPTRPSRRQTLLPFRGRTCPGSHLHSAHTPLPGPPGPCPGHRRVGAVRGAGPARAALTSGLRRSAQEDRVRPGPQSGLWTHGRDADGGATAAARGDSGRPALRGKETAPRLGADPASRSNCAGAAHGPPRTPQPLCACASRDVTAARGRAVNLWPPGGGPPPSPRALAAGGACVCLCLHPPRSAGCASGGEVRDKMVPPVEVSPLIKIT is encoded by the exons ATGGGGCCAAAGGGGGCCCGCGGGTGGCCCAGCACGGGCAGCATGGCTGCCGCCAGGAAGACCCAGAATGTGGGAGGGGTCAGGCTCCTGCCTGGACTCCAGGCCTGGTGTCCATGGGGCTGGCGGGTCAGCACCTCGGGCACAGCGGGGAGGCTGCATGGGCACCGCAGGCCGCATCTCTGGGCAGCTGTGGGAGACACACAGCTACTGGGAGGTGGACAGAGGCCAGCAAAGACCAGTGTGGGGCTCAGTGGTCCCCAGGCCTGGGCCGGGGCGAGCCCTTGGAGCCGTGGAGTCCTGAGGGCTGGAGTCGGGGGACTCAGGGAGCAGCCTCTGTCCCTGGTCTTCCCAAGAAGATTCCAGCCCCTCCTCAGGACAGAAGTGATGGGGCATCCTGGGGTGAGGAAGCTCCAGCTCCGGGGCGAAGGGCGCCCGGTGCTCCCAGGCAGAGCAGCCGCAGGAAGAGGGGCCTGGAGACCATGCTCCCGCGGGCCGCGGAATCCAACGCGGCCCAGCCGGCGACAGACATTACTGCCTTTTAGGGGAAGGACCTGCCCGGGGAGCCACCTGCACTCGGCTCACACTCCGCTCCCAGGACCCCCAGGTCCCTGCCCAGGCCACCGTCGGGTGGGCGCGGTCCGCGGGGCTGGACCCGCCCGAGCCGCCCTGACCTCAGGCCTCCGACGCTCCGCGCAAGAAGACAGAGTGCGCCCCGGTCCGCAGTCTGGGCTGTGGACACACGGCCGGGACGCGGACGGCGGGGCCACTGCAGCAGCGCGGGGAGACAGCGGACGCCCAGCCCTGCGGGGAAAGGAAACCGCCCCCCGACTCGGCGCAGACCCCGCCTCACGCAGCAACTGCGCAGGCGCAGCCCATGGTCCTCCGCGCACTCCCCAGCCTTTGTGCGCGTGCGCCTCACGTGACGTCACCGCCGCGCGGGGGCGCGCAGTCAACCTCTGGCCGCCAGGGGGCGGCCCCCCACCCTCTCCCCGCGCTCTCGCCGCTGGCGGCGCATGCGTCTGCCTTTGCCTCCATCCTCCTCGGTCTGCAGGTTGTGCTTCCGGTGGGGAGGTCAGGGACAAGATGGTGCCGCCGGTGGAAGTCTCTCCGCTTATCAAG ATTACCTAA